A genomic segment from Truepera sp. encodes:
- a CDS encoding NAD-dependent epimerase/dehydratase family protein has product MAPLSVLVIGGTQFIGKHFVVKALERGHEVTLFNRGSKPAPAGVAEQIVGDRNTDLAKLEGRTWDVVVDTSAYVPRQVREAAELLVAGVGRYLFISTISVYADQDTAGLNEDSGLLRLEDPATEVVDGTTYGGLKVLCEEALAGVYPASSRLVVRPGIVVGPDDPTDRFTYWPVRVARGGEVLAPSGPELALQWIDARDLADFMVGAIERGVAGTYNAVCEAGRFTMGELLNVARRVSGADASLTWVSDEFLLGQGVRPFADLPFWLPGAEGNLFKVDGSRAHGQGLRDRPLEETVRDTLQWQAERGDPALKVGMSADREAELLREWRRR; this is encoded by the coding sequence ATGGCGCCCCTAAGCGTGCTCGTGATCGGCGGCACCCAGTTCATCGGCAAGCACTTCGTCGTCAAGGCACTCGAGCGCGGCCACGAGGTAACGCTCTTCAACCGCGGCTCGAAGCCGGCGCCGGCGGGCGTGGCGGAGCAGATAGTGGGCGACCGCAACACCGACCTGGCGAAGCTCGAAGGCCGCACCTGGGACGTGGTGGTCGACACGAGCGCCTACGTGCCGCGCCAGGTCCGCGAGGCGGCGGAACTGCTCGTGGCCGGCGTCGGCCGTTACCTCTTCATCTCCACCATCAGCGTCTACGCCGACCAGGACACGGCGGGCCTGAACGAGGACTCCGGGCTCCTACGCCTCGAGGACCCGGCCACCGAGGTCGTCGACGGGACCACCTACGGCGGCCTCAAGGTCTTGTGCGAGGAGGCGCTTGCCGGCGTCTACCCGGCCAGCAGCCGTCTGGTCGTGAGGCCCGGGATCGTGGTTGGCCCCGACGACCCGACCGACCGCTTCACCTACTGGCCCGTGCGCGTGGCGCGCGGCGGCGAGGTGTTGGCGCCAAGCGGCCCCGAACTGGCGCTGCAGTGGATCGACGCCCGCGACCTGGCCGACTTCATGGTCGGGGCGATCGAGCGCGGTGTTGCCGGTACCTACAACGCGGTGTGCGAGGCGGGCCGGTTCACCATGGGCGAGCTGCTTAACGTCGCTAGGCGCGTGAGCGGCGCCGACGCGAGCCTCACCTGGGTGAGCGATGAGTTCTTGTTGGGGCAAGGTGTGAGGCCCTTCGCGGACCTGCCCTTCTGGTTGCCGGGCGCCGAGGGCAACCTGTTCAAGGTCGACGGCTCGAGGGCCCACGGCCAAGGCCTGCGCGACCGGCCGCTCGAAGAGACCGTGAGAGACACGCTTCAGTGGCAGGCGGAGCGGGGCGATCCGGCGCTGAAGGTGGGCATGAGCGCGGACCGCGAGGCCGAGTTGCTGCGAGAGTGGCGGCGGCGTTGA
- a CDS encoding acetyl-CoA hydrolase/transferase C-terminal domain-containing protein, with translation MKLVSAPEAVRVVRSGDRVYIHSVAAAPRALITALAGRAGELRDVEIVQLHTEGPAPYAAPELAASFRVNALFVGKNVRDAVARGQGDYVPIFLSEVPALFRSRAMPLDVALITVTPPDKHGYCSLGVSVDASRAAAQSARYVVAQVNANMPRSHGDGLIHVKDIDLAVEQADPIPEVGRPALGELELTIGAYVAGLVEDGATLQLGIGAIPEAVLAALAGHVDLGVHTEMFSDGVVDLVEQGVITGARKRSHPGKVVASFVMGSRRLYDFIDDNPAVLLLDVAYTNDTAVIRRNPAVTAINSALEIDLTGQVCADSLGTHQYSGVGGQMDFIRGAALSERGKPIIVLPSTTKRGESRIVPYLKQGAGVVTTRAHVNYVVTEHGVASLHGKNLRQRARALVGIAHPDHRDALEQSAWERFRRA, from the coding sequence ATGAAGCTCGTTTCCGCGCCCGAGGCCGTCCGGGTCGTCCGGTCCGGCGACAGGGTGTACATCCACAGCGTCGCCGCCGCACCGCGGGCGCTGATCACGGCCCTGGCGGGGCGCGCTGGGGAACTGCGTGACGTCGAGATCGTCCAACTCCACACGGAGGGCCCCGCCCCGTACGCCGCCCCCGAGTTGGCCGCCTCCTTCCGCGTCAACGCCCTGTTCGTCGGCAAGAACGTGCGCGACGCCGTGGCGCGCGGGCAGGGCGACTACGTGCCGATCTTCTTGAGCGAGGTGCCGGCCCTCTTCCGCTCCCGCGCAATGCCGCTCGACGTGGCGCTCATCACCGTCACCCCGCCCGACAAGCACGGTTACTGCTCGCTGGGTGTGTCCGTGGACGCGTCCAGGGCGGCGGCCCAGTCGGCCCGCTACGTCGTGGCGCAGGTGAACGCCAACATGCCGCGTTCCCATGGGGACGGCCTCATCCACGTTAAGGACATCGACCTGGCGGTCGAGCAGGCGGACCCCATCCCGGAAGTGGGGCGGCCCGCCCTCGGCGAGCTCGAGCTGACGATCGGCGCATACGTCGCCGGCTTGGTGGAGGACGGAGCGACGCTCCAGCTGGGCATCGGGGCCATCCCCGAGGCCGTGCTGGCGGCGCTTGCCGGTCACGTCGACCTGGGCGTGCACACGGAGATGTTCTCCGACGGCGTCGTCGACTTGGTCGAGCAGGGCGTGATAACCGGCGCGCGCAAGCGCAGCCACCCGGGCAAGGTGGTGGCGAGCTTCGTCATGGGCTCGCGCCGGCTGTACGACTTCATCGACGACAACCCGGCCGTGCTGCTGCTGGACGTGGCCTACACGAACGATACGGCCGTCATCCGCCGCAACCCGGCCGTTACGGCCATCAACTCGGCGCTCGAGATCGACCTCACGGGCCAGGTGTGCGCCGACTCCCTGGGCACCCACCAGTACTCGGGCGTGGGCGGGCAGATGGACTTCATCCGCGGCGCGGCGCTCTCCGAGAGGGGCAAGCCGATCATCGTGCTGCCGTCAACGACGAAGCGGGGCGAGAGCCGCATCGTGCCGTACCTCAAGCAAGGCGCGGGCGTCGTCACCACCCGGGCACATGTGAACTACGTGGTCACCGAGCACGGCGTGGCGTCGTTGCACGGCAAGAACCTCCGGCAGCGGGCGCGTGCCCTCGTCGGGATAGCGCACCCCGATCACCGGGACGCGCTCGAGCAGTCTGCCTGGGAGAGGTTCCGCCGCGCCTAG
- the rbsD gene encoding D-ribose pyranase, translating into MKSGGILHAELSGIVAGMGHGDTLVIADAGLPVPPGVRCIDLALRMGVPGFQEAVETVLSELVVERGVANAEQPAAAPAAAAALEAAWPPEVPLERVSHAELKQLSAAARAVVRTGEATPYCNIVLVAGVPF; encoded by the coding sequence ATGAAGAGCGGCGGCATCTTGCACGCCGAGCTTTCCGGCATCGTGGCCGGCATGGGCCACGGCGACACGCTGGTGATCGCGGACGCCGGCCTTCCGGTGCCGCCCGGCGTGCGCTGCATAGACCTGGCCCTCAGGATGGGCGTGCCCGGTTTTCAGGAGGCGGTCGAGACCGTGCTAAGTGAGCTGGTGGTCGAACGCGGCGTCGCCAACGCCGAACAGCCCGCGGCGGCGCCCGCGGCGGCCGCGGCCCTCGAAGCCGCGTGGCCCCCTGAGGTGCCGCTCGAGCGCGTGAGCCACGCCGAGCTGAAGCAGCTGAGCGCCGCGGCCCGCGCCGTGGTGCGCACGGGAGAGGCGACGCCCTACTGCAACATCGTGCTGGTGGCGGGAGTGCCGTTCTGA
- a CDS encoding ABC transporter permease, whose amino-acid sequence MTTPRTSLEPRQVAVSRGKIRRDLSVRRAGRFGMWLSPFVVYLFLWVPILVLIVFSFNDGNSVSTWRGFTTRWYQNIFAGTISAGTEAARFQTELLLKAVRNSLMVAGIATLVSTSFGTMLALSLARGRFWGRKTLDTLFYLPVVIPDITQGIALAVFFKIVFETVQGLLGVRLVSGFGTIVIAHVAFNISYVTIVVRARLAGMDPRLEEAGRDLGANHWQTFWRITFPNLLPGVLAGALLAFTLSLDDFVITFFNSGVGTTTLPLFVYGMLKQRVPPEINAISTLMILASIVLVGGSLILQRMGNREKA is encoded by the coding sequence GTGACCACGCCCAGGACGAGCCTCGAGCCCCGGCAGGTGGCGGTGAGCCGCGGCAAGATCCGGCGCGACCTGAGCGTTCGCCGCGCCGGGCGCTTCGGCATGTGGCTCAGCCCGTTCGTCGTCTACCTGTTCCTCTGGGTTCCCATCCTCGTGCTCATCGTGTTCAGCTTCAACGACGGCAACTCCGTGAGCACCTGGCGCGGCTTCACCACGCGCTGGTACCAGAACATCTTCGCCGGCACCATCTCGGCCGGCACCGAGGCGGCCCGCTTCCAGACGGAACTGCTCCTCAAGGCCGTGCGGAACTCGCTGATGGTCGCAGGCATCGCCACCTTGGTGAGCACCTCCTTCGGCACCATGCTCGCCCTCTCGCTGGCGCGCGGGAGGTTCTGGGGGCGCAAGACCCTCGACACCCTCTTCTACCTGCCCGTGGTCATCCCCGACATCACCCAAGGTATCGCCCTCGCCGTGTTCTTCAAGATCGTCTTCGAGACCGTGCAGGGCCTGCTGGGCGTGCGCCTCGTTTCCGGGTTCGGCACCATCGTCATCGCGCACGTGGCCTTCAACATCAGCTACGTGACCATCGTAGTGAGGGCCCGCCTGGCGGGCATGGATCCGCGCCTCGAGGAGGCCGGGCGCGACCTGGGCGCCAACCACTGGCAGACCTTCTGGCGCATCACGTTCCCCAACCTGCTGCCCGGCGTGCTGGCGGGAGCGCTACTCGCGTTCACGCTCTCGCTCGACGACTTCGTCATCACGTTCTTCAACTCGGGGGTCGGCACCACCACCCTGCCGCTCTTCGTGTACGGCATGCTCAAGCAGCGCGTGCCGCCCGAGATCAACGCCATCTCGACGCTGATGATCCTCGCCTCCATCGTGCTGGTGGGCGGTTCGCTTATCCTGCAGCGGATGGGCAACCGCGAGAAGGCCTGA
- a CDS encoding aminotransferase class III-fold pyridoxal phosphate-dependent enzyme, which yields MAEESAAQDHLAPVWSHLTQLRPVRGSGAYLYDAAGTEYLDFTSGIGVTNTGHAHPRVVEAIKRQAEELLFAQVNITISPALERLAEALATVVHPTLSSFFFSNSGAEAVEAALKLARHATSRPNVITFQGSFHGRTGQAMALTTSKTVYRHRYQPLPAGVIVAPFPYAYRYGWDEDTAVDFCLQELELILKTQAAPDETAAFLLEPVLGEGGYVPAPKRFLQGLRRLADEHGILLVFDEVQTGFGRTGRFFAYEHSGVVPDVLVMAKGLGSGLPISGVASRPELMAKWERGTHGGTYGGGSTVPLAAARATIDTLIAEDLPGNAERMGERLTAGLRELQQRYPVIGDVRGPGLMVGVEFAGGPGLAKQVQQACLAERLLLLTCGVADQVVRWIPPLVVGPTEIDAGLAVFGRALEQVTTEPVGAAEAR from the coding sequence ATGGCCGAAGAGAGTGCAGCGCAAGATCACCTCGCGCCCGTCTGGTCGCACCTTACCCAGCTACGCCCCGTGCGCGGCTCGGGAGCGTACCTCTACGACGCGGCCGGCACCGAGTACTTGGACTTCACCTCGGGCATCGGTGTCACGAACACGGGCCACGCCCACCCGCGCGTGGTGGAAGCCATCAAGCGCCAGGCCGAGGAGCTGCTGTTCGCGCAGGTGAACATCACGATCAGCCCCGCCCTCGAGCGGCTGGCCGAGGCCCTCGCCACCGTGGTCCACCCGACGTTGAGCTCGTTCTTCTTCTCGAACAGCGGCGCCGAGGCGGTGGAGGCGGCCCTCAAGCTGGCGCGGCACGCTACCTCGCGACCGAACGTCATCACGTTCCAGGGCAGCTTCCACGGGCGGACGGGCCAGGCCATGGCCCTCACCACCTCCAAGACCGTCTACCGCCACCGTTACCAGCCCCTGCCCGCGGGCGTGATCGTGGCGCCGTTCCCCTACGCCTACCGTTACGGCTGGGACGAGGACACTGCCGTCGACTTCTGCCTGCAGGAACTCGAGCTGATCCTGAAGACCCAGGCGGCCCCCGACGAGACGGCCGCGTTCCTGCTCGAGCCCGTGCTTGGCGAGGGCGGCTACGTGCCCGCACCCAAGCGCTTCCTGCAAGGGCTCAGGCGGCTAGCCGACGAGCACGGCATCCTGCTCGTGTTCGACGAGGTCCAGACGGGCTTCGGGCGCACCGGCCGGTTCTTCGCGTACGAGCACTCGGGCGTGGTGCCCGACGTGCTCGTCATGGCCAAGGGCTTGGGTAGCGGCCTGCCGATCTCGGGCGTGGCTTCCAGGCCCGAGCTGATGGCCAAGTGGGAGCGCGGCACGCACGGCGGCACCTACGGTGGGGGCAGCACCGTGCCCCTCGCCGCGGCCCGCGCCACCATCGACACGCTGATTGCGGAGGACCTTCCCGGCAACGCCGAGCGCATGGGCGAGCGGCTTACGGCCGGCCTGCGCGAGCTGCAGCAGCGCTACCCGGTGATAGGCGACGTGCGGGGGCCCGGGCTCATGGTCGGCGTGGAGTTCGCCGGCGGGCCCGGGCTTGCCAAGCAGGTGCAGCAGGCGTGCCTGGCGGAGAGGCTCCTCCTCCTCACCTGCGGCGTCGCTGACCAGGTCGTCCGCTGGATCCCGCCACTGGTGGTGGGGCCTACGGAGATCGACGCCGGGCTCGCCGTCTTCGGGCGCGCCCTCGAGCAGGTGACGACCGAGCCGGTTGGCGCGGCGGAGGCGAGATGA
- a CDS encoding excinuclease ABC subunit UvrA has protein sequence MFSADSHDLIRVHGARVNNLKDVSVEIPKRRLTVFTGVSGSGKSSLVFDTIAAESQRLINETYSAFVQGFMPTLARPEVDVLDGLTTAILVDQERMGANPRSTVGTVTDANALLRILFSRLGKPHIGSAKAFSFNVASVSGAGAYTFQRGGETRSEKRTFSVTGGMCPRCEGTGSVTDFDLSELYDDGLSLNEGALKVPGYSMDGWYGRIFRGCGYFDADKPIRDYTKKELRDLLHKEPTRIKVDGINLTYEGLIPKIRRSMLSKDVEALQSHIRAFVERVVTFAVCPDCGGTRLNEAARSSKIEGISIADACAMQISDLAAWVSGLEEPSVAPLVSKLQQTLDSFVEVGLGYLGLDRPSGTLSGGEAQRVKMIRHLGSSLTDVTYVFDEPTVGLHPHDVKRMNELLLRLRDKGNTVLVVEHDPETIRTADHVVDLGPGAGANGGTVCFEGSVEELAASDTLTGRHLNDRAALKPTVRKAVGALEVRGANTHNLKDVNVDIPLGVLVVVTGVAGSGKSSLIGGSVAGREGVVVIDQGPIQGSRRSYPATYTGLLDHIRKAFAKANGVKPALFSANSEGACPTCNGVGVIYTDLAMMGGVAAVCEECEGKRFQAAVLEYTFGGRNIAEVLAMSAHEAEEFFGSGEARIPAAHKILERLGSVGLGYLVLGQPLTTLSGGERQRLKLATRMGEKGGTYVLDEPTTGLHLADVEQLLGLLDRLVDAGKSVMVIEHHQGVMAHADWIIDLGPGAGSGGGRVVFEGTPQDLVAQRSTLTGEHLAAYVGR, from the coding sequence GTGTTTTCCGCCGACAGCCACGACCTGATCCGCGTGCACGGCGCGCGGGTCAACAACCTCAAGGACGTTAGCGTCGAGATCCCGAAGCGTCGCCTCACGGTGTTCACGGGCGTCTCCGGCTCGGGCAAGAGCTCGCTGGTGTTCGACACCATAGCCGCCGAGTCGCAGCGGCTGATCAACGAGACCTACAGCGCGTTCGTGCAAGGCTTCATGCCGACGCTCGCGCGGCCCGAGGTGGACGTGTTGGACGGCCTGACGACCGCCATCCTGGTCGATCAGGAACGCATGGGCGCGAACCCCCGCTCCACCGTCGGCACTGTCACCGATGCCAACGCGCTCTTGCGCATCCTCTTCAGCAGGCTGGGCAAGCCGCACATAGGTTCGGCGAAGGCGTTCTCCTTCAACGTCGCCTCGGTGAGCGGGGCGGGTGCCTACACCTTCCAGCGCGGCGGTGAGACGAGGAGCGAGAAGCGCACCTTCAGCGTCACGGGCGGCATGTGCCCGCGTTGCGAGGGCACGGGCTCGGTCACCGACTTCGACCTGAGCGAGCTTTACGACGACGGCCTGTCGCTGAACGAGGGCGCGCTCAAGGTGCCCGGCTACAGCATGGACGGCTGGTACGGCCGCATCTTCCGTGGCTGCGGCTACTTCGACGCCGACAAGCCCATCCGTGATTACACCAAGAAGGAACTGCGCGACCTGCTTCACAAGGAGCCGACCAGGATCAAGGTAGACGGCATCAACCTGACCTACGAGGGGCTGATCCCGAAGATCCGCCGCTCGATGCTCTCGAAGGACGTCGAGGCCCTGCAGTCTCACATCCGGGCCTTCGTGGAGCGCGTGGTGACGTTCGCCGTCTGCCCCGACTGCGGCGGGACGCGGCTGAACGAGGCGGCGCGGTCCTCGAAGATAGAGGGCATCAGCATCGCCGACGCCTGCGCCATGCAGATCAGCGACCTGGCCGCGTGGGTTAGCGGGCTGGAGGAGCCCTCGGTGGCGCCGCTGGTGAGCAAGCTGCAGCAGACGCTCGACTCCTTCGTCGAGGTCGGCCTCGGGTATCTCGGCCTGGACCGCCCGTCCGGGACGCTCTCGGGCGGCGAGGCGCAGCGCGTCAAGATGATCCGCCACCTGGGCTCCTCGCTGACCGACGTGACCTACGTGTTCGACGAGCCCACCGTGGGCCTCCACCCGCACGACGTGAAGCGCATGAACGAACTGCTGCTGCGGCTGAGGGACAAGGGCAACACGGTGCTGGTGGTGGAGCACGACCCGGAGACCATCAGGACGGCCGACCACGTCGTCGACTTGGGCCCCGGCGCCGGCGCGAACGGCGGGACCGTCTGCTTCGAGGGCTCGGTGGAGGAGCTGGCAGCGAGCGACACGCTCACGGGCCGGCACCTGAACGACCGCGCGGCGCTCAAGCCGACCGTCAGGAAGGCCGTTGGGGCGCTGGAGGTCCGCGGCGCCAACACCCATAACCTCAAAGACGTGAACGTCGACATCCCCCTGGGCGTGCTGGTCGTCGTCACGGGCGTCGCGGGCTCCGGCAAGAGCTCGCTGATCGGCGGCTCGGTGGCGGGGCGAGAGGGCGTCGTGGTCATCGACCAGGGCCCGATCCAGGGCTCGAGGCGCAGCTACCCGGCCACTTACACGGGGCTCCTCGACCACATCCGCAAGGCGTTCGCCAAGGCCAACGGCGTCAAGCCGGCGCTGTTCAGCGCCAACTCCGAGGGAGCTTGCCCCACGTGCAACGGCGTCGGCGTCATCTACACCGACCTGGCGATGATGGGCGGCGTCGCCGCCGTCTGCGAGGAGTGCGAGGGCAAGCGGTTCCAGGCCGCCGTGCTCGAGTACACCTTCGGGGGCCGGAACATCGCCGAGGTGCTGGCCATGTCGGCCCACGAGGCGGAGGAGTTCTTCGGCTCGGGCGAGGCCCGCATCCCGGCGGCGCACAAGATCCTCGAACGTTTGGGGAGCGTGGGGCTCGGCTACCTCGTCCTCGGCCAGCCGCTCACCACGCTGTCGGGCGGCGAGCGGCAGCGGCTCAAGCTGGCCACCCGCATGGGCGAGAAGGGCGGCACCTACGTGCTCGACGAGCCCACGACCGGGCTGCACCTGGCCGACGTGGAGCAACTGCTGGGGCTGCTCGACCGCCTCGTCGACGCCGGCAAGTCGGTGATGGTCATCGAGCATCACCAGGGCGTCATGGCCCACGCGGACTGGATCATCGACTTGGGCCCCGGGGCGGGCTCGGGTGGCGGCCGGGTGGTCTTCGAGGGCACGCCCCAGGACCTGGTGGCGCAGCGCTCGACGCTCACGGGGGAGCACCTGGCGGCGTACGTCGGCCGCTGA
- a CDS encoding NAD(P)/FAD-dependent oxidoreductase codes for MSGTGRRSSHNDMPSEHDVDVYDVLVVGAGMAGLGAARALLDARGELEVMVLEARERLGGRAHTDHRFAGFPVELGAEFIHGERSIVWKHVERLGLETVRWTKEEDSWVRLADGRRLNMLEARAADPALEVARSWHLPPSRPRRHESFGGYLRRLGFDHVRLDYVRRMYANAAGESLRFLDATSALEGLHRDLADGEQDHRILEGYGAVVEALGVGPEIFTGTIVTRIEWNQGGVVVHDHEGHVYRAHTALITLPLGVLQAGGVEFDPPLPESKERALAGLGMGPVAKLLYRFADTITPDEITAVYAAGNPPMWWSPSAGHPTTEAVVWTALVTGDGAVELVRLGEADALERGLEALRRELGRPGLRPQASVVVDWTTDPFARGGYSHVRPGHHGARELLAEPTPPLYWAGEATAPEARAATVQGAILSGERAAAEILRALDERTEVLNAASLNPA; via the coding sequence ATGAGCGGAACCGGGCGTAGGTCCTCGCACAACGACATGCCCAGCGAGCACGACGTCGACGTCTACGACGTACTCGTGGTGGGCGCCGGCATGGCCGGCCTCGGCGCCGCACGCGCACTGTTGGACGCACGCGGAGAGCTGGAGGTCATGGTCCTCGAGGCCCGCGAACGCCTGGGTGGGCGGGCACACACCGACCACCGCTTCGCCGGCTTCCCGGTCGAGCTCGGTGCCGAGTTCATCCACGGGGAGCGCTCCATCGTCTGGAAGCACGTGGAGCGCCTCGGTCTCGAGACCGTTAGGTGGACGAAGGAGGAGGACTCCTGGGTTCGCCTGGCCGACGGCCGGCGCCTGAACATGCTCGAGGCGCGCGCGGCCGACCCGGCGCTCGAGGTCGCGCGCTCGTGGCACCTGCCGCCATCCCGACCGCGCCGTCACGAGTCGTTCGGCGGGTACTTGCGCCGCCTCGGGTTCGACCACGTGCGCCTCGACTACGTCAGGCGCATGTACGCCAACGCCGCCGGCGAGAGCTTGCGCTTCCTCGACGCGACCTCCGCCCTGGAGGGCCTCCACCGCGACCTCGCGGATGGCGAGCAGGACCACCGCATCCTCGAGGGTTACGGTGCCGTCGTCGAGGCCCTGGGCGTCGGCCCGGAGATCTTCACGGGCACCATCGTGACCCGCATCGAATGGAACCAGGGTGGGGTCGTCGTGCACGATCACGAGGGTCACGTCTACCGGGCCCACACCGCGCTGATCACCCTGCCGCTGGGCGTCCTCCAGGCGGGAGGCGTGGAGTTCGACCCGCCCTTGCCCGAGAGCAAGGAACGAGCCCTGGCGGGACTCGGCATGGGGCCCGTGGCCAAGCTCCTCTACCGCTTCGCCGACACCATCACCCCGGACGAGATCACGGCCGTTTACGCCGCCGGCAACCCGCCCATGTGGTGGTCGCCCTCGGCCGGGCACCCGACCACCGAGGCCGTCGTCTGGACGGCCCTCGTGACCGGAGACGGCGCAGTCGAGCTCGTGCGCCTGGGGGAGGCCGACGCGCTCGAGCGTGGGCTCGAGGCGCTGCGAAGAGAGCTGGGACGCCCCGGGTTGCGGCCCCAGGCAAGTGTGGTCGTCGACTGGACGACCGACCCGTTCGCCCGCGGCGGCTACTCGCACGTGAGGCCCGGCCATCACGGCGCCCGCGAGCTGCTGGCCGAGCCCACCCCGCCGCTCTACTGGGCCGGCGAGGCCACCGCGCCGGAGGCGCGCGCCGCCACCGTGCAGGGCGCCATCCTCAGCGGTGAGCGCGCGGCCGCAGAGATACTGCGGGCGCTCGACGAGCGGACCGAGGTGCTCAACGCCGCGTCGCTCAACCCGGCCTGA
- a CDS encoding ABC transporter permease — protein sequence MTRGKVHGDRARAYVMALPATFWLVVFFLVPLVFVAVASFMSRGLGGQPVSPATLAQYERTFTVFGPVLWRSVGVSLIATFISLVIGYPLAFFISRRRSPATRMMLLFLVMLPFWTNFLVRTYALITILQRDGLLNGLFQGLGLISEPLQMLFTPGAVMVGLVYGYLPFMILPIYASVEALDRRYVEAANDLGANDWTSFWRVIFPLTLPGVVAGCILVFIPAIGAYITPDLMGGTRGLMIGNLIQSQFGGRGNVPLGSAISMVLLAMVFVGVLVYTRWGQREDT from the coding sequence GTGACGCGCGGAAAGGTGCATGGCGACAGGGCGCGCGCCTACGTCATGGCGCTGCCGGCCACCTTCTGGCTCGTGGTCTTCTTCCTGGTGCCACTCGTGTTCGTGGCGGTGGCCTCGTTCATGTCTCGTGGGCTGGGCGGTCAGCCCGTGTCGCCCGCCACCCTCGCCCAGTACGAGCGGACTTTCACGGTGTTCGGGCCCGTCTTGTGGCGCAGCGTCGGGGTGTCGCTAATCGCCACGTTCATCAGCCTGGTCATCGGCTACCCCCTGGCGTTCTTCATCAGCCGGCGCCGCTCGCCGGCCACGCGCATGATGCTGCTCTTCCTCGTCATGCTGCCGTTCTGGACGAACTTCCTCGTGCGCACCTACGCGCTCATCACGATCTTGCAGCGCGACGGCCTCCTGAACGGGCTCTTCCAGGGCCTCGGCCTGATTAGTGAGCCGCTTCAGATGCTGTTCACGCCCGGAGCCGTCATGGTGGGGCTCGTCTACGGCTACCTGCCGTTCATGATCCTGCCCATCTACGCCTCGGTCGAGGCGCTCGACCGGCGCTACGTGGAGGCCGCCAACGACCTGGGCGCCAACGACTGGACGTCCTTCTGGCGCGTGATCTTCCCGCTTACCCTGCCCGGCGTGGTCGCGGGCTGCATCCTCGTGTTCATCCCGGCCATCGGGGCCTACATCACCCCGGACCTCATGGGCGGCACCCGCGGCCTCATGATCGGCAACCTCATCCAGAGCCAGTTCGGCGGCCGCGGCAACGTCCCGCTGGGCAGCGCCATCTCGATGGTCCTGCTGGCGATGGTGTTCGTGGGCGTCCTCGTCTACACCCGCTGGGGGCAGAGGGAGGACACGTGA
- a CDS encoding GNAT family N-acetyltransferase has translation MEGTEALDFAVVNTELRHGHGVYDVVRLANGYPTDRYVHCINPEAVAEQLDRFPEGQFVAITYEDGNEKVIGMATTMRTGRSPDESPLPWYDVIGSFGLRNHDPEGEWLYGVEIAVHPDYQRRGVATALYKARLALVDAIGLRGWYAGGMLMGYHRYRETFTPREYGQRVISGKIKDPTVTMQLHRGLEGRSVIEGYYPEWRAGNSAVLLVHEPRRPAERRAGRGKSGARVRPLNAPGHAG, from the coding sequence ATGGAAGGCACAGAAGCACTGGATTTCGCCGTCGTCAACACGGAGTTGAGGCATGGTCATGGCGTCTACGACGTCGTGCGGCTTGCCAACGGCTACCCGACGGATCGCTACGTGCACTGCATCAACCCCGAGGCGGTGGCCGAACAACTCGACCGCTTCCCCGAGGGACAGTTCGTGGCCATCACCTACGAGGATGGTAACGAGAAAGTCATAGGCATGGCGACCACCATGCGCACGGGGCGCTCGCCCGACGAGAGTCCGCTGCCCTGGTACGACGTCATCGGCTCGTTCGGCCTGCGCAACCACGACCCGGAAGGCGAGTGGTTGTACGGCGTCGAGATCGCCGTGCACCCCGACTATCAGCGGCGCGGCGTGGCCACGGCGCTCTACAAGGCGCGCCTCGCGCTCGTCGACGCCATCGGGCTCCGCGGTTGGTACGCGGGCGGCATGTTGATGGGCTACCACCGTTACCGCGAGACGTTCACGCCCCGCGAGTACGGTCAGCGCGTGATCAGCGGCAAGATCAAGGACCCGACCGTCACCATGCAACTGCACCGGGGCCTGGAGGGCCGCAGCGTGATCGAGGGCTACTACCCCGAGTGGCGCGCCGGCAACTCCGCCGTCCTACTGGTCCACGAACCCAGGCGCCCCGCCGAGCGCCGCGCCGGCCGCGGCAAGAGCGGCGCCCGAGTTCGGCCCCTTAACGCACCTGGTCACGCCGGGTAA